The following are encoded in a window of bacterium genomic DNA:
- the gap gene encoding type I glyceraldehyde-3-phosphate dehydrogenase: MGVKVAINGFGRIGRSVLRRAFDLGDLDIVAVNDLTSPETLAHLLKYDSVMGRYPGSVRVSGDSLVVGDRTVRVLSEKDPAALPWADLGVDVVIESTGLFLAPHKAVAHMHAGAKKVVLTAPAKNSTPEELEKARYTKASVDATICVGVNDETYDPALHHIISNASCTTNCLAPVAKVLHESFGIIAGLMTTIHSYTNDQRLLDLPHKDLRRARAAAVSMIPTSTGAAKAVGLVLPALAGRLDGMAVRVPTPNVSLVDLSVQTEKRVTVESVNAAMKAAAEGPLSGVLRYVDEPLVSIDFQGDPHSSSFDSLVTKTSGDNFVKILSWYDNEWGYSCRLVDLARIVASRL; encoded by the coding sequence GTGGGCGTGAAAGTTGCGATTAACGGTTTCGGACGCATCGGGCGTTCGGTATTGCGCCGCGCATTCGATCTTGGCGATCTGGACATCGTCGCGGTCAACGATCTGACGAGTCCCGAAACGCTCGCGCATCTGCTGAAATACGACTCGGTGATGGGCCGCTATCCCGGCTCCGTTCGCGTCAGCGGCGACAGTCTCGTCGTCGGCGATCGCACCGTGCGCGTCCTTTCCGAAAAAGACCCCGCGGCGCTTCCCTGGGCCGATCTCGGCGTGGACGTCGTGATCGAATCGACGGGCCTGTTTCTGGCGCCGCACAAGGCGGTGGCGCACATGCACGCCGGCGCAAAGAAGGTGGTCCTGACCGCGCCCGCGAAAAACAGCACGCCCGAGGAACTCGAAAAGGCGCGGTACACCAAGGCGTCCGTCGATGCGACGATCTGCGTCGGCGTCAACGACGAGACGTACGACCCCGCGCTGCATCACATCATCAGCAACGCGAGCTGCACGACCAACTGCCTGGCGCCCGTCGCCAAGGTGTTGCACGAGAGCTTCGGCATTATCGCGGGCCTCATGACGACGATTCACTCCTACACGAACGATCAGCGCCTGCTCGACCTGCCGCACAAGGATTTGCGCCGCGCGCGCGCGGCGGCGGTGTCGATGATCCCAACCTCCACGGGCGCGGCGAAGGCCGTGGGCCTCGTGCTGCCGGCGCTCGCGGGGCGCCTCGACGGCATGGCCGTGCGCGTGCCGACGCCGAACGTCAGCCTTGTCGATCTTTCGGTGCAGACCGAAAAGCGCGTGACGGTCGAGTCGGTCAACGCGGCGATGAAAGCCGCCGCGGAGGGGCCGCTTTCGGGCGTACTGCGCTACGTTGACGAGCCGCTAGTCAGCATCGACTTTCAGGGCGACCCGCACAGCTCAAGCTTCGATTCGCTCGTCACGAAGACCTCCGGCGACAACTTCGTGAAGATTCTTTCCTGGTACGACAACGAGTGGGGTTACTCCTGCCGTCTCGTCGATCTGGCGCGCATCGTCGCGTCCCGGCTCTAG
- the secG gene encoding preprotein translocase subunit SecG, giving the protein MGYVILTIIHFSVSVFLILVILLQTGKGADMGAVFGGSSQTVFGSSGAGGFLTKMTTVGAVVFMFTCLSLAYIQGNTSSGVLRELEQSKPIEAPAAPAAPLPEEWGT; this is encoded by the coding sequence ATCGGTTACGTCATCCTGACGATCATCCATTTTTCGGTTTCCGTCTTCCTGATTCTCGTCATCCTGTTGCAGACGGGCAAAGGCGCGGACATGGGCGCCGTGTTCGGCGGCAGCTCGCAGACCGTGTTCGGCTCGTCCGGCGCGGGCGGATTCCTGACGAAGATGACGACCGTCGGCGCCGTCGTCTTCATGTTTACCTGCCTGTCGCTCGCGTACATTCAGGGCAACACCAGTTCCGGCGTTTTGCGCGAGCTTGAGCAGAGCAAACCGATCGAGGCGCCCGCGGCGCCGGCCGCGCCGCTGCCGGAAGAATGGGGCAC
- the tpiA gene encoding triose-phosphate isomerase, with the protein MTAAASRIPFLAGNWKMHKDRASAVQLARAIAEGVRDISGREVAIFPPYPFIEAVAHAVNGTPVEIGAQECRAEDSGAFTGDVSAPMIASVGATLCLVGHSERRQYHAETNEGCNRKILSLLSHGILPIYCVGETLAERDAIRTFDVLETQLVEGLARLSPAEVGRLVVAYEPVWAIGTGRVATPEQAQEAHAFIRTVVARIAGADISGRIRIQYGGSVKAENVDELMACEDVDGALVGGASLLAADFLRIVRFESRGS; encoded by the coding sequence ATGACCGCGGCCGCGTCGCGCATTCCGTTTCTGGCCGGCAACTGGAAGATGCACAAGGACCGCGCGTCCGCCGTGCAGCTCGCCAGGGCGATCGCCGAAGGCGTCAGGGACATCAGCGGACGCGAGGTGGCGATCTTTCCCCCCTACCCGTTTATCGAGGCTGTCGCGCACGCGGTTAACGGCACGCCGGTCGAAATCGGCGCGCAGGAATGCCGCGCGGAGGATTCCGGCGCGTTCACCGGCGACGTTTCCGCGCCGATGATCGCAAGCGTCGGCGCGACGCTGTGCCTCGTGGGGCATTCGGAAAGGCGGCAGTATCACGCGGAGACGAACGAGGGCTGCAACCGCAAGATCCTTTCGTTGCTCTCGCACGGCATCCTGCCGATTTACTGCGTCGGCGAGACGCTCGCCGAACGCGACGCGATTCGCACGTTCGACGTGCTCGAGACGCAACTGGTAGAAGGACTCGCGCGTTTATCGCCGGCGGAGGTCGGCCGGCTGGTCGTCGCGTACGAGCCCGTTTGGGCGATCGGCACGGGGCGCGTCGCGACCCCGGAACAGGCCCAGGAGGCGCACGCGTTCATCCGTACGGTCGTTGCACGGATCGCCGGCGCCGACATCTCGGGCCGGATTCGCATCCAGTACGGCGGATCGGTCAAGGCGGAAAACGTCGATGAACTGATGGCGTGCGAAGACGTGGACGGCGCGCTTGTCGGCGGGGCATCGCTTTTGGCCGCGGACTTTCTGCGCATCGTCCGTTTTGAGTCCCGCGGGTCTTGA
- a CDS encoding phosphoglycerate kinase, protein MTIKYVDEVDVGGKRVFVRADLNVPIDETGKITDATRIQAVAPTLRYILRKGGRLIVASHLGRPKGTRDERYSMLPVAERLREELDREIVQAPEVMSDGVKVWANQLKDGDVMVLENLRFHPGETADDPELARQLADLTDVYVNDAFGSSHRAHASVHALPKLVPARCAGFLMRKELEYFRMAMEDPARPVVAILGGVKVSDKIGVIKNLLARVDALVIGGAMAYTFLKFLGENVGKSLVEDGKLAMAGEILKAAREKHVAIHVPRDHIAATEMQAGAAVRVVGAGGFADDEMGLDIGPETREEFARVIARAKTIIWNGPMGVFEVPAFAEGTFSIARAVAAVDALSVVGGGDSVSAVHMAGVTEKISHISTGGGASLELLEGKTLPGIAALETA, encoded by the coding sequence ATGACGATCAAATACGTGGACGAGGTCGATGTCGGCGGGAAACGCGTGTTCGTGCGCGCGGATCTTAACGTACCGATCGACGAAACGGGCAAAATTACCGACGCGACGCGCATCCAGGCCGTCGCGCCGACCTTGCGTTACATCCTTCGCAAGGGTGGACGGCTGATCGTGGCGAGCCACCTGGGCCGGCCCAAGGGGACGCGCGACGAACGCTACTCGATGTTGCCGGTCGCCGAACGGCTGCGCGAGGAGCTTGACCGCGAGATCGTGCAGGCGCCGGAGGTCATGTCCGACGGCGTGAAGGTCTGGGCGAATCAGCTCAAGGACGGCGACGTGATGGTACTCGAGAATCTTCGTTTTCACCCGGGTGAAACCGCGGACGATCCGGAACTCGCGCGCCAGCTCGCCGACCTGACGGACGTGTATGTCAACGACGCGTTCGGTTCGTCGCATCGCGCCCACGCGAGCGTTCACGCGCTGCCGAAACTGGTTCCCGCTCGCTGCGCGGGTTTTCTCATGCGCAAGGAACTCGAATATTTCCGCATGGCCATGGAAGATCCCGCTCGGCCGGTCGTCGCGATCCTCGGCGGCGTGAAGGTCTCCGACAAGATCGGCGTCATCAAGAATCTGCTGGCGCGCGTGGACGCGCTCGTCATCGGCGGCGCGATGGCCTACACCTTCCTCAAGTTCCTCGGCGAAAACGTCGGCAAAAGCCTTGTGGAAGACGGAAAGCTCGCCATGGCCGGGGAAATTCTGAAAGCCGCGCGCGAGAAGCACGTGGCGATCCACGTGCCGCGCGACCACATCGCCGCAACGGAAATGCAAGCCGGCGCGGCAGTGCGCGTGGTCGGCGCGGGCGGGTTCGCCGACGACGAGATGGGCCTTGATATCGGCCCGGAAACGCGCGAGGAGTTCGCGCGCGTCATTGCCCGCGCGAAGACGATCATCTGGAACGGACCGATGGGCGTGTTCGAGGTTCCGGCCTTCGCCGAGGGTACGTTCTCGATCGCCCGCGCCGTCGCCGCGGTGGACGCCTTGTCGGTGGTCGGCGGCGGCGATTCGGTATCAGCCGTGCACATGGCGGGCGTCACGGAGAAAATTTCGCACATTTCCACGGGCGGCGGCGCGTCTCTCGAGCTGCTCGAAGGAAAGACGTTGCCCGGCATCGCCGCCCTGGAGACCGCATGA